The proteins below come from a single Tigriopus californicus strain San Diego chromosome 3, Tcal_SD_v2.1, whole genome shotgun sequence genomic window:
- the LOC131877615 gene encoding tryptophan 2,3-dioxygenase-like translates to MNGQNGSVPKVILSNGSTGCPAGYGQSPSTHHSALDKIRASRSRTTSVNPTDVEQDGVNMLADAGGLSYTNYLQLDKILDAQELQSEIMGNKVHDEHLFIIVHQTYELWFKQILFEVDSVRDLFMGGEKIMKSLQTKTTVAAVLDERRMLEIIKRMHRVVMILKLLVDQIHILETMTPLDFMDFRNHLSSASGFQSLQFRLLENKLGVKDENRVRYNKSNYRRVFEDAEAIEALEASEREPTLSECIQRWLERTPGLEQEGFNFPAKFQSAVEALFKHDEIAIETETNDAKKKHLIGNLKIKKEQFDTIFNAQKHDALFKRGERTMTHQALLGVIMINLYKEEPRFHQPSLLLEELMNIDSLITKWRYNHVLLVQRQLGSQTLGTGGSSGYQYLRSTLSDRYKIFLDLFNSSTFLIPREHIPPLTDQMKCLLRNQSFSSDN, encoded by the exons ATGAATGGTCAGAACGGAAGCGTTCCCAAAGTTATCTTGTCCAATGGATCCACTGGTTGTCCCGCTGGTTATGG ACAATCTCCGAGTACTCATCACTCAGCATTGGACAAGATCCGGGCCAGTCGCTCTCGCACCACATCTGTGAATCCCACGGATGTCGAGCAAGATGGGGTCAACATGTTGGCGGATGCTGGAGGACTCAGCTACACCAActaccttcaattggataagatACTCGACGCTCAAGAGCTCCAATCCGAGATCATGGGGAACAAAGTTCACGATGAGCATCTCTTCATTATTGTTCACCAAA CCTATGAGTTATGGTTCAAGCAAATCCTGTTCGAAGTGGATTCCGTTCGCGACCTTTTCATGGGAGgagagaagatcatgaagtcgtTGCAAACGAAAACGACCGTAGCTGCGGTTCTGGATGAGCGTCGAATGCTGGAGATCATCAAGCGAATGCATCGCGTGgttatgattttgaaa CTACTTGTGGATCAAATCCACATTTTGGAGACGATGACGCCTCTGGATTTTATGGATTTCCGTAACCATCTCTCTTCAGCTTCTGGATTTCAAAGTCTTCAATTTAGGTTGTTGGAGAATAAGTTGGGTGTGAAAGAT GAAAACCGAGTTCGATACAACAAGAGCAACTATCGCAGAGTTTTTGAAGACGCAGAGGCCATTGAAGCTCTGGAAGCATCGGAACGTGAACCAACCTTGAGCGAATGCATTCAACGGTGGTTGGAGAGAACCCCTGGATTGGAACAAGAAGGGTTCAATTTCCCAGCGAAATTCCAATCTGCTGTCGAAGCTCTGTTCAAGCATGATGAGATTGCAATTGAG ACAGAGACGAACGACGCCAAAAAGAAGCACTTGATTGGCAacctcaagatcaagaaggagCAATTCGATACGATCTTCAATGCCCAGAAACATGACGCCCTTTTCAAAAGAGGCGAGCGAACCATGACCCATCAAGCACTCTTGGGGGTCATCATGATCAATTTGTACAAGGAGGAGCCAAGGTTCCATCAACCTTCTTTGCTTTTGGAGGAGCTCATGAACATTGATTCTTTGATCACCAAATGGCGAT ATAACCACGTGCTTTTGGTCCAGAGGCAACTTGGATCTCAAACGCTTGGAACAGGTGGTTCGTCGGGATATCAATATCTTCGGTCCACTCTGTCTGATCGTTACAAGATCTTCTTAGACTTGTTCAATTCGTCAACCTTCCTCATCCCAAGGGAGCACATTCCACCCCTTACGGATCAAATGAAGTGCCTCCTTCGAAATCAAAGCTTCTCTTCTGATAACTAA
- the LOC131877616 gene encoding synapse-associated protein 1-like: MTEDTGSVKWLYPEELQGTTNNTMSSSNNANENPTPEESAPISNKEPEAEAPKSTESSVEEVSKPPGVEDITQKMTASANYLGSMFSSAWKSSSSAYNLMGSTAKTQEETETETCTDKETEVPTNPGTSFLSSAWSTWGGLTGQPKKNSSDPSTEKVDEKAEHPENQEGKAVSGLVGFESAFHVVGQVATNATNMIKDKVSTVSTTNMLSEFNKEQESFIKSKTNGNEALGLAPWVGYNNEEELKGKILALSEDRRTFVRAPPSGMSFEFDYDSVAATAMALLQEDANLNKMRYELVPKKVKEEEFWRNYFYRLSLIKQSFELKDLERSEMDSSSKQDSMAKSREDRTEIQEDLDITGQETVDDEFVSESYQASTSDIAEAEESIKNLGVATKGNEEWEAELEGELNEFEVVGGKDDNAEWENEIQEMLDEDPDLK, translated from the coding sequence ATGACCGAGGATACTGGATCAGTCAAGTGGTTATATCCAGAGGAACTCCAAGgcaccaccaacaacaccaTGTCCTCTTCCAACAATGCCAATGAAAATCCAACACCAGAGGAATCCGCTCCAATAAGTAACAAAGAACCTGAAGCAGAAGCACCAAAATCGACGGAATCTTCCGTTGAAGAGGTCTCTAAACCTCCTGGAGTGGAGGATATCACTCAAAAGATGACGGCGAGTGCCAATTACCTGGGATCCATGTTCAGTTCCGCTTGGAAATCGTCCTCATCGGCTTATAACTTGATGGGATCCACAGCTAAAACGCAGGAAGAAACGGAGACAGAAACATGCACTGATAAAGAAACGGAGGTTCCAACTAATCCTGGGACCAGTTTTCTCAGTTCAGCTTGGAGCACTTGGGGTGGTCTGACCGGCCAACCAAAGAAGAATTCATCGGATCCTTCTACCGAGAAGGTTGATGAGAAGGCAGAACATCCGGAAAATCAGGAGGGAAAAGCAgtaagtggcttggttggattCGAATCGGCCTTTCATGTAGTGGGCCAGGTGGCGACCAATGCCACCAATATGATCAAGGATAAGGTGAGTACGGTCAGCACCACCAATATGTTGTCAGAGTTCAACAAGGAGCAGGAGAGCTTCATAAAGAGCAAGACCAATGGTAATGAAGCCCTGGGTTTGGCGCCATGGGTGGGATACAACAATGAAGAGGAGCTGAAAGGCAAGATTTTGGCTCTCAGTGAGGATCGACGAACCTTCGTCCGGGCTCCTCCGTCTGGCATGAGTTTTGAGTTTGATTATGATTCGGTGGCGGCCACGGCTATGGCCCTTTTACAAGAGGATGCCAACTTGAACAAGATGCGTTATGAGTTGGTTCCCAAAAAGGTGAAGGAAGAGGAGTTCTGGCGGAACTATTTCTATCGGTTGAGTTTGATCAAGCAATCATTTGAACTCAAAGACTTGGAGAGATCCGAAATGGATTCGTCCAGCAAACAAGATTCCATGGCCAAGTCAAGAGAGGACCGGACCGAAATTCAAGAAGATCTAGATATAACAGGACAAGAGACTGTCGACGACGAATTTGTATCCGAATCTTACCAAGCCTCTACCAGTGATATCGCGGAGGCGGAAGAAAGTATTAAGAATCTGGGGGTGGCCACTAAAGGCAATGAAGAATGGGAAGCGGAACTGGAGGGCGAactcaatgaatttgaagtggTTGGAGGCAAAGACGATAACGCGGAGTGGGAGAACGAGATCCAAGAAATGTTGGATGAAGATCCGGACTTGAAATAG
- the LOC131877776 gene encoding uncharacterized protein LOC131877776: protein MKTFAVALLATVAQAQEAYYYKWSPETPVAPAFKFPENIPVPFPATNEPNGNAGYQYQYTPEQPNSRPFKVPEDYTPVDFKYQYVIKPSDNFKYKYQPTPGEFDFTATPNPDMMNLTPDEIKAKSASVASSVRDVGALLSAVKSDDIKAITGELGFGQDFDLAGVSGGINKIGDFIEKGGAAGAEIATDIGSSNAVPKASPQVTEPSDAPWPISIAAYLGFPQGSFIPIGRPIVYLFN from the exons ATGAAAACATTCGCA GTTGCTCTCCTAGCCACCGTGGCTCAAGCTCAAGAGGCTTACTATTACAAGTGGAGCCCAGAAACACCGGTGGCTCCTGCCTTCAAGTTCCCAGAAAACATCCCAGTTCCTTTTCCAGCCACAAATGAGCCCAATGGAAATGCCGGCTATCAGTATCAATACACCCCTGAGCAGCCCAATAGCCGACCTTTCAAGGTTCCTGAGGATTACACGCCTGTGGACTTTAAGTATCAATATGTGATCAAACCCAGTGATAACTTCAAGTACAAGTATCAACCGACCCCTGGGGAATTCGACTTCACCGCCACTCCCAATCCAGACATGATGAATCTCACCCCGGACGAGATTAAAGCCAAATCAGCCAGTGTGGCCTCCAGTGTTCGTGATGTGGGAGCATTATTGTCTGCTGTCAAGTCAGATGACATTAAGGCCATCACGGGTGAATTGGGCTTCGGCCAAGACTTTGACTTGGCGGGCGTTTCAGGTGGAATTAACAAAATTGGCGACTTCATTGAGAAAGGTGGGGCGGCTGGTGCTGAGATTGCCACCGATATTGGCTCTTCGAATGCTGTTCCAAAGGCCAGCCCCCAAGTCACTGAACCGTCTGATGCGCCTTGGCCAATATCCATAGCCGCATATCTGGGCTTTCCTCAGGGTTCATTTATTCCTATCGGTCGTCCAATTGTATACTTATTTAATTGA
- the LOC131878442 gene encoding chondroitin proteoglycan-2-like, which produces MRQFLVIAACLTLLVVVQAQGYGTPICYVRDEGLFKINPSDCTIFYRCSGYKAHRFTCPSGLYFNPKNNVCDWPYNVNCGSHGYRGSQPSQGSHSSQASQSSQGSQGSQGSPGPFGAFGFGSFATTPSGSKRF; this is translated from the exons ATGAGGCAGTTTTTGGTCATCGCAGCATGTCTGACTTTGTTGGTCGTTGTTCAAG CCCAAGGTTATGGTACGCCAATCTGCTACGTACGGGACGAAGGTTTGTTCAAGATCAATCCCTCAGATTGTACGATATTTTATCGTTGCTCTGGGTACAAGGCTCACCGATTCACTTGTCCCTCTGGGTTGTACTTTAACCCAAAAAACAACGTTTGTGATTGGCCTTACAATGTGAATTGCGGATCTCACGGATATCGAGGATCCCAACCATCCCAAGGATCACACTCGTCCCAGGCATCACAATCATCGCAAGGCTCACAAGGCTCGCAGGGATCTCCAGGACCTTTTGGAgctttcggattcggatcTTTTGCAACAACCCCTTCTGGATCCAAGCGCTTTTAA